One genomic segment of Stigmatopora argus isolate UIUO_Sarg chromosome 3, RoL_Sarg_1.0, whole genome shotgun sequence includes these proteins:
- the hacd3 gene encoding very-long-chain (3R)-3-hydroxyacyl-CoA dehydratase, with translation MALTPLVYWAQRHEEIYLRVELTDAQNIKVYIDDNMLYFQAVGYGAKGQNLYEFTLELFSPVKTKVANKSTQRQVSITIQKIQQGWWERLTRPERKPLFLAPDFDRWLDESDAELESRQKEEKKKRRKVSQRYEEDFISLKTVFLFAYNLVQFLGYSWIFVNMTIRLLMFGQDSLYDTFHTISGVMFFCQIFACIEVLNAAFGVVRTGVIPTLIQLFGRNFILFIIFGCLEEMQNKPVVFFVFYLWSAIEIFRYPFYMLGCFNTEWKILTWLRYSLWIPLYPLGALAEAVAVMQSIPIFDKTNLFSIPLPEALGTSLNFSYVLRVHLALMVLGLLINFRHLYKQRQRRFRTKKRKSQ, from the exons ATGGCATTAACGCCACTTGTTTACTGGGCTCAACGCCACGAAGAAATCTACCTTCGGGTGGAGTTGACTGACGCTCAG AATATCAAAGTCTacattgatgacaacatgctATACTTTCaag CCGTGGGTTATGGTGCTAAGGGTCAAAATTTGTACGAGTTTACCTTGGAATTGTTTTCACCCGTAAAAACAAAG GTGGCTAACAAGTCCACTCAACGGCAAGTGAGCATCACCATTCAAAAAATTCAGCAAGGCTGGTGGGAAAGGTTGACCAGACCGGAGCGAAAACCGCTCTTTTTGGCTCCCGACTTTGACCGCTGGCTTGACGAGTCAGACGCCGAGTTAGAGAGCAGGCAGAAG gaggagaaaaaaaaacggcggAAAGTTTCGCAGCGTTATGAGGAAG ACTTCATCAGTCTGAAAACAGTGTTTTTGTTTGCATACAATTTGGTTCAATTTCTCGGCTACTCATGGATCTTCGTCAACATGACAATCCGTCTCCTCATGTTTGGTCAAG ATTCCCTCTACGACACGTTTCACACCATTTCTGGCGTCATGTTCTTCTGCCAGATTTTTGCATGTATTGAAGTTCTCAACGCGGCTTTCGGTGTGGTCCGGACGGGTGTGATCCCGACACTTATACAG TTGTTTGGAAGGAATTTCATCCTCTTCATCATTTTCGGTTGCTTGGAAGAAATGCAGAATAAGCCGGtggttttctttgttttctatCTGTGGAGCGCCATTGAAATATTTAG GTATCCATTCTACATGCTGGGATGCTTCAACACAGAGTGGAAAATCCTGACATGGCTTCGATACTCCCTTTGGATACCTCTCTACCCATTAGGGGCTCTCGCCGAGG CTGTTGCTGTGATGCAGTCCATCCCCATTTTTGACAAAACCAACCTGTTCAGCATTCCTCTACCCGAGGCCTTGGGCACATCTTTGAACTTCTCCTACGTTTTGCGCGTCCATCTTGCTCTCATGGTCCTAG GACTTTTGATCAATTTCCGTCATCTCTACAAGCAAAGGCAGAGACGATTCAGGACCAAGAAGAGGAAGTCTCAGTGA
- the ppcdc gene encoding phosphopantothenoylcysteine decarboxylase isoform X3, whose product MQADEDVCHPRSEWVKSPETFCVLVGVTGSVAALKLPNLVSELLLLPGVSFKNTPVSWSILVDVRVVTTEHAQHFYSPEEVSAKVYSDKDEWEMWSQRSDPVLHIELRRWADLLVIAPLDANTLGKLSSGICDNLLTCVVRAWDSSRPLLFCPAMNTAMWQHPITAQQVQRLKEFGYVEIPCIAKKLAKVPWQKCRLSSVL is encoded by the exons ATGCAGGCGGATGAAGATGTTTGTCATCCTCGAAGCGAATGGGTGAAGTCTCCTGAAACTTTTTGTGTTCTTGTTGGAGTGACTGGGAGTGTAGCTGCTCTCAAACTTCCTAATTTAGTCTCTGAACTTCTGCTTCTACCCGGGGTGAGCTTTAAAAATACGCCTGTTTCTTGGAGCATTCTG GTGGACGTAAGAGTGGTCACAACTGAGCATGCCCAGCACTTCTATAGCCCCGAAGAGGTGTCAGCGAAAGTTTACAGTGACAAAGATGAATGGGAG ATGTGGAGTCAAAGATCTGACCCGGTGCTGCACATTGAACTCAGACGCTGGGCGGACCTACTTGTCATTGCCCCCTTAGATGCAAACACGCTTGGAAAGCTCTCGAGTGGCATATGTGATAATCTGCTG ACGTGTGTGGTGAGGGCTTGGGATAGCAGTCGCCCTCTCCTCTTCTGCCCTGCTATGAACACTGCTATGTGGCAGCATCCCATCACAGCCCAGCAAGTACAAAGGCTGAAGGAGTTTGGTTATGTGGAAATCCCCTGCATTGCAAAGAAGCTG GCAAAGGTGCCATGGCAGAAGTGTCGACTATCATCAGTGTTATAG
- the ppcdc gene encoding phosphopantothenoylcysteine decarboxylase isoform X2 yields the protein MQADEDVCHPRSEWVKSPETFCVLVGVTGSVAALKLPNLVSELLLLPGVDVRVVTTEHAQHFYSPEEVSAKVYSDKDEWEMWSQRSDPVLHIELRRWADLLVIAPLDANTLGKLSSGICDNLLTCVVRAWDSSRPLLFCPAMNTAMWQHPITAQQVQRLKEFGYVEIPCIAKKLVCGDKGKGAMAEVSTIISVIEQYRRQTSQPSPPRT from the exons ATGCAGGCGGATGAAGATGTTTGTCATCCTCGAAGCGAATGGGTGAAGTCTCCTGAAACTTTTTGTGTTCTTGTTGGAGTGACTGGGAGTGTAGCTGCTCTCAAACTTCCTAATTTAGTCTCTGAACTTCTGCTTCTACCCGGG GTGGACGTAAGAGTGGTCACAACTGAGCATGCCCAGCACTTCTATAGCCCCGAAGAGGTGTCAGCGAAAGTTTACAGTGACAAAGATGAATGGGAG ATGTGGAGTCAAAGATCTGACCCGGTGCTGCACATTGAACTCAGACGCTGGGCGGACCTACTTGTCATTGCCCCCTTAGATGCAAACACGCTTGGAAAGCTCTCGAGTGGCATATGTGATAATCTGCTG ACGTGTGTGGTGAGGGCTTGGGATAGCAGTCGCCCTCTCCTCTTCTGCCCTGCTATGAACACTGCTATGTGGCAGCATCCCATCACAGCCCAGCAAGTACAAAGGCTGAAGGAGTTTGGTTATGTGGAAATCCCCTGCATTGCAAAGAAGCTGGTGTGTGGAGACAAAG GCAAAGGTGCCATGGCAGAAGTGTCGACTATCATCAGTGTTATAGAGCAGTACCGTCGGCAAACCAGTCAGCCTTCTCCACCAAGAACATGa
- the ppcdc gene encoding phosphopantothenoylcysteine decarboxylase isoform X1 encodes MQADEDVCHPRSEWVKSPETFCVLVGVTGSVAALKLPNLVSELLLLPGVSFKNTPVSWSILVDVRVVTTEHAQHFYSPEEVSAKVYSDKDEWEMWSQRSDPVLHIELRRWADLLVIAPLDANTLGKLSSGICDNLLTCVVRAWDSSRPLLFCPAMNTAMWQHPITAQQVQRLKEFGYVEIPCIAKKLVCGDKGKGAMAEVSTIISVIEQYRRQTSQPSPPRT; translated from the exons ATGCAGGCGGATGAAGATGTTTGTCATCCTCGAAGCGAATGGGTGAAGTCTCCTGAAACTTTTTGTGTTCTTGTTGGAGTGACTGGGAGTGTAGCTGCTCTCAAACTTCCTAATTTAGTCTCTGAACTTCTGCTTCTACCCGGGGTGAGCTTTAAAAATACGCCTGTTTCTTGGAGCATTCTG GTGGACGTAAGAGTGGTCACAACTGAGCATGCCCAGCACTTCTATAGCCCCGAAGAGGTGTCAGCGAAAGTTTACAGTGACAAAGATGAATGGGAG ATGTGGAGTCAAAGATCTGACCCGGTGCTGCACATTGAACTCAGACGCTGGGCGGACCTACTTGTCATTGCCCCCTTAGATGCAAACACGCTTGGAAAGCTCTCGAGTGGCATATGTGATAATCTGCTG ACGTGTGTGGTGAGGGCTTGGGATAGCAGTCGCCCTCTCCTCTTCTGCCCTGCTATGAACACTGCTATGTGGCAGCATCCCATCACAGCCCAGCAAGTACAAAGGCTGAAGGAGTTTGGTTATGTGGAAATCCCCTGCATTGCAAAGAAGCTGGTGTGTGGAGACAAAG GCAAAGGTGCCATGGCAGAAGTGTCGACTATCATCAGTGTTATAGAGCAGTACCGTCGGCAAACCAGTCAGCCTTCTCCACCAAGAACATGa